The Rhododendron vialii isolate Sample 1 chromosome 6a, ASM3025357v1 genome includes a window with the following:
- the LOC131328461 gene encoding uncharacterized protein LOC131328461, producing the protein MQHVVESVSPDLPVYQIDDPYVVWYERITRRCISRVGAGIDGATRCFKTLNRPGVPETYRAVGLAGLQHLSVLEKFLRLKPPDHHFFEQPTAGGEELAQGREESTQQPESQHQAASQGQDEPRVEGPTCQTEPPDATQPPPSNVEDVDDGPIIPEEVHDDITGIGAFEMHIRDIDEASRSSEEDVDAGLEVDEGEEHPIGMFEQPPTMMIQDTWTNLVDLSPPMPTSSHVGWDGRSELFEGQMFFSKLEVKNTVKKYSMDKNYVAKTDQSTTCLLVYKCANQNPCSWRLRAIRKPDQDVWKITRYAGPHSCLAFSVTTDHQMLDARYIANMIMSTVEADPSTKVKAFQAMVKDKCDGYYPSYAKTWAAKQMAIAAIYGDWEESFAELPQYLEAIKERNPGTQTHIITKETGRPGHVIFDAEFWAFGPAIEGFKHCRPVISVDGTFLTGKYKGTLLVAVSQDAENQIFPIAFAVVEKENKECWGWFLDCIRSYVTQRQGLCLISDRHTGLLSYLKDAPAWRPPWAYHIYCARHLGANYVWKYNKIVGDQVKLAACEIQVRKFEIEMQKLQRFSDGAVNKDLEKLPLRKWSYAHDGGMRYGSRTTNLFESFNGVLKEVRHLPIVATIRTTFYKCVTYFNDYAVKAREGIESGKTFSKFATEKYDEWRKKARRHEVIEFDRERGIYEVRTPLNPTSPYKGNHRHTVDFNAQTCTCNKMQQWRMPCSHVIAVFNRMAMDPSRFFGNVWRLASHIAIYSSKTFLPLRDKPHWPPYEGPLIYPDEERLRGRGRPQVNRFRNEMDMMDEWLEGQPSHKQSCSLCGGHGHNKRKCSKRGEASSSAANI; encoded by the exons ATGCAACATGTTGTAGAGTCGGTCTCTCCTGACTTGCCTGTGTACCAAATTGACGACCCTTACGTGGTTTGGTACGAAAGGATTACAAGGCGTTGTATTAGCCGGGTTGGTGCTGGTATTGATGGAGCG ACTCGTTGTTTCAAGACTCTCAATCGTCCTGGGGTACCTGAGACCTATCGAGCCGTTGGCTTGGCGGGACTTCAACACTTGTCAGTGTTGGAAAAGTTTTTGCGCCTTAAACCCCCAGACCACCATTTTTTTGAGCAGCCGACAGCGGGTGGCGAGGAGTTGGCTCAGGGTAGAGAAGAATCCACACAGCAGCCAGAATCGCAGCACCAAGCGGCCAGTCAGGGTCAGGACGAGCCTCGTGTAGAAGGCCCTACTTGCCAGACCGAACCACCAGATGCAACCCAACCACCACCATCT AATGTTGAAGACGTTGACGACGGACCTATCATACCTGAGGAAGTCCACGATGACATTACAGGCATTGGAGCGTTTGAGATGCATATTAGAGACATTGACGAGGCCTCACGTAGCTCGGAGGAAGATGTTGATGCAGGATTAGAGGTCGACGAAGGCGAAGAACATCCAATAGGGATGTTCGAACAGCCACCCACCATGATGATACAAGACACATGGACCAACCTCGTCGACCTTAGTCCACCAATGCCAACGAGTAGTCACGTTGGGTGGGACGGGAGGTCTGAGCTTTTCGAGGGACAG ATGTTCTTTTCGAAGCTTGAGGTTAAAAATACAGTGAAGAAATATAGCATGGACAAGAATTATGTGGCAAAGACAGATCAGTCCACAACCTGTTTGTTGGTCTACAAATGCGCAAACCAAAATCCATGTTCGTGGCGACTTCGAGCAATAAGGAAGCCTGATCAGGATGTCTGGAAAATTACGCGATATGCAGGACCCCACAGCTGCTTGGCTTTTAGTGTCACCACAGATCATCAGATGCTCGACGCTCGTTACATTGCCAATATGATTATGTCAACCGTGGAAGCAGACCCAAGTACAAAGGTCAAGGCTTTTCAAGCAATGGTAAAAGATAAGTGCGACGGTTATTATCCATCGTATGCAAAGACATGGGCTGCAAAGCAAATGGCTATAGCAGCCATTTACGGTGACTGGGAAGAATCATTCGCGGAACTCCCTCAATACCTGGAAGCTATTAAAGAGAGGAATCCGGGTACTCAAACCCATATCATAACAAAGGAGACGGGCAGGCCAGGACATGTTATATTTGATGCTGAGTTTTGGGCTTTCGGGCCCGCCATTGAAGGATTCAAGCATTGTCGCCCTGTGATTAGTGTTGATGGTACTTTCTTGACAGGAAAATACAAGGGAACGTTGCTTGTTGCTGTAAGTCAGGACGCTGAGAATCAAATCTTCCCTATTGCATTTGCTGTCGTCGAGAAGGAGAACAAGGAATGTTGGGGGTGGTTTCTCGATTGCATAAGGTCTTATGTTACTCAACGTCAAGGCTTATGTCTCATTTCAGACAGGCACACAGGCCTTCTTTCATATCTGAAAGATGCTCCAGCATGGAGACCCCCATGGGCATACCACATATACTGTGCCCGCCACTTGGGGGCAAACTAcgtatggaagtacaataaaaTTGTGGGCGACCAAGTAAAACTAGCAGCCTGTGAAATACAAGTTAGAAAGTTTGAGATTGAGATGCAAAAACTTCAAAGGTTTTCCGACGGTGCAGTCAATAAGGATCTTGAGAAGCTACCCCTACGGAAGTGGTCCTATGCACACGATGGGGGTATGCGATACGGATCGCGCACTACAAACCTGTTTGAGAGCTTTAATGGAGTCCTTAAAGAAGTTCGACACCTCCCCATAGTGGCTACAATTAGGACGACATTCTATAAGTGTGTTACGTATTTCAACGACTATGCCGTCAAAGCAAGGGAGGGGATCGAATCAGGCAAAACATTCAGCAAATTCGCAACGGAAAAGTACGATGAATGGAGGAAGAAGGCAAGAAGGCACGAAGTGATTGAGTTtgacagagagagaggaatttacGAGGTGCGAACTCCATTGAATCCAACAAGTCCATACAAAGGAAACCACAGGCACACAGTAGATTTTAATGCACAGACATGCACTTGCAACAAGATGCAACAATGGCGAATGCCGTGCTCGCATGTGATTGCAGTGTTTAATAGAATGGCCATGGACCCTAGTCGATTCTTTGGCAATGTTTGGAGGCTTGCCTCACATATAGCCATTTATAGCTCTAAAACGTTTTTACCATTGCGTGACAAACCGCATTGGCCTCCCTATGAAGGGCCACTAATTTATCCTGATGAAGAACGTCTTAGGGGTCGAGGACGTCCACAAGTAAATCGATTTCGAAATGAGATGGATATGATGGATGAATGGCTTGAGGGGCAACCATCACATAAACAATCTTGTAGCTTGTGTGGTGGACATGGGCATAACAAGCGAAAATGTTCAAAGAGGGGAGAAGCGTCATCTTCAGCAGCAAATATATAA
- the LOC131329356 gene encoding serine/threonine-protein phosphatase 7 long form homolog, which translates to MDLDVDLLHSADSGPIDGSILVLQQQHRSKKVWDADRTRPDDCESMRIRQVESRIHKRKQPSPAVMDLIRRARLEGLCSVPFLSLDWALITALVERWRPETHTFHMRPGELTITLQDIEILLGIPVDGRPVTGTTLIDPDDLCLRLLGEAPGKHDKKGGKVKLKWLRDRFNGIVEDGATAEVVARQARGYLLLLLGGTIFADFTGGCVHLSYLQLLENFDVAGEYSWGSGALSVLYRNLCHGAKIKSKQMTGPFILVQVWAWERFPYLAPGRRGKRAPQPGAPLLGRWDDDFHSPDLATHVVGAY; encoded by the exons ATGGACTTGGACGTCGACTTGCTGCATAGTGCTGACTCGGGGCCCATAGATGGGTCGATACTTGTTTTACAACAGCAACACCGCTCGAAGAAAGTTTGGGATGCTGAC CGCACACGGCCGGATGATTGTGAAAGCATGAGAATTCGTCAGGTTGAGTCAAGGATACATAAGAGAAAACAGCCGTCACCCGCTGTTATGGACTTGATACGCCGTGCCCGCTTAGAGGGACTTTGTTCAGTGCCTTTCTTGTCCTTGGATTGGGCTCTGATTACGGCCCTTGTTGAGCGATGGCGTCCTGAGACGCACACTTTCCATATGCGTCCAGGCGAGTTGACAATCACGCTACAGGATATCGAGATTTTGTTAGGCATACCTGTCGACGGGCGACCAGTGACTGGCACAACATTAATCGATCCTGATGATTTGTGCCTTCGTCTTTTGGGTGAAGCTCCTGGGAAACATGATAAGAAAGGGGGGAAGGTGAAGTTGAAATGGTTACGTGATAGGTTTAATGGCATTGTAGAGGATGGGGCAACTGCAGAGGTGGTTGCGCGCCAAGCACGGGGTTACTTGTTATTGTTGCTTGGGGGAACAATTTTTGCTGACTTCACGGGGGGTTGTGTGCACTTGTCTTACCTCCAATTATTAGAAAACTTTGATGTAGCTGGGGAGTATAGTTGGGGCAGTGGTGCACTATCCGTTTTGTACCGTAATTTATGTCACGGAGCTAAGATTAAATCGAAACAGATGACAGGACCGTTCATACTTGTGCAAGTTTGGGCTTGGGAGCGGTTCCCGTATCTTGCCCCTGGACGTAGAGGGAAACGCGCCCCTCAGCCCGGTGCTCCGCTTTTAGGACG CTGGGACGATGACTTTCACTCCCCCGATTTGGCGACCCATGTTGTAGGAGCTTATTGA